The region TCATGGGAAGGTTTCTTCTGTAACCATTCATTCACAGCATGAATAATCTCATGCCTTCCGCCATAATTCAGGCAAAAGTTAAGTATAATCCTGGAATTGTTTTTTGATTTTTCAACAGCATCAGTAATAATGCGCTGAACATTTACTGGAAGCTCTTTAAGACTTCCGGAATGCCGTACCTGAACACCTTTTTCAATTATGGTATTAAGCTTTTTTTCAAAGAAAGATTCCAGAAGATTCCACAGGCCATTAATTTCTTCTTTTGGGCGTGACCAATTTTCAGTTGAAAACGCATACAGCGACACAACTTTAATTCCAAGCTCTATTGCAGTATCCATGCAGCGCTCAATGGTTTCTGCACCTTGCCTGTGTCCTTCAATACGCGGCAAGCCTCTTCTTTTTGCCCATCTTC is a window of Spirochaetota bacterium DNA encoding:
- a CDS encoding isoprenyl transferase; protein product: MLIQYKRKIDYGNIPKHVAIIMDGNGRWAKRRGLPRIEGHRQGAETIERCMDTAIELGIKVVSLYAFSTENWSRPKEEINGLWNLLESFFEKKLNTIIEKGVQVRHSGSLKELPVNVQRIITDAVEKSKNNSRIILNFCLNYGGRHEIIHAVNEWLQKKPSHELSLTSEVFERYLYTKGLPDVDLLIRTSGEYRISNFLLWQIAYAELVFMKVLWPDFNEKHLYQAIYEYQHRERRFGGL